A single Mycolicibacterium cosmeticum DNA region contains:
- a CDS encoding cupin domain-containing protein gives MSDTPPHGLEPTSDARNVATPTVSEAGFPPPPAIPIKPGIGSPWLGLPAAGSKPEPGLDPDHPHVFHLQSAPGNFMPGGSLQGAHAENFPILRGQKAATYLIHLAPGGIREPHWHPSAWEVNFVIAGTTRWSFVGPDSTQDRFTVGAGDLVFAPQGHFHYFENVSDTEDLYVLVVFNAETTEPQDDVPLAQSISSVPADVLGAVFGVDPSVFAQLPVIKHRKPVVQKPGFGDSR, from the coding sequence ATGTCCGATACACCTCCACACGGTCTCGAACCCACCAGCGACGCGCGCAACGTCGCCACACCGACCGTCTCCGAGGCCGGCTTCCCGCCACCGCCCGCCATCCCGATCAAGCCGGGTATCGGATCACCCTGGCTCGGTCTGCCGGCCGCCGGGTCCAAGCCGGAGCCCGGCTTGGACCCGGACCACCCCCACGTCTTCCATCTACAGTCCGCACCAGGCAATTTCATGCCCGGAGGAAGCCTGCAGGGCGCGCATGCCGAGAACTTCCCGATCCTTCGCGGACAGAAGGCGGCGACCTATCTGATCCACCTCGCGCCCGGCGGGATCCGCGAGCCGCACTGGCACCCCAGTGCGTGGGAAGTCAACTTCGTCATCGCCGGTACCACCCGATGGAGTTTCGTCGGGCCCGACTCGACCCAGGATCGTTTCACCGTCGGCGCCGGTGACCTGGTGTTCGCCCCTCAGGGTCATTTCCACTACTTCGAGAATGTCAGCGACACCGAGGACCTCTATGTGCTGGTGGTGTTCAATGCCGAGACCACCGAACCCCAGGACGACGTGCCACTGGCACAGTCGATCTCATCGGTGCCTGCCGACGTTTTGGGTGCCGTGTTCGGCGTCGACCCTTCCGTGTTCGCACAACTTCCCGTGATCAAGCACCGCAAGCCCGTGGTGCAGAAACCCGGATTCGGCGACAGTCGTTGA
- the alsS gene encoding acetolactate synthase AlsS, which produces MITLPAVRSAQRVVDTLDAFGVRYIFGVPGAKIDAVYDCLLDGGPELVICRHEQNAAFMAAAVGRLTGTPGAVLVTSGPGTSNLSTGLLTANTEQYPVIAICGAVDRADRIKRTHQSMATVEALRPFTKYVAEVDDPDNVNEAVANALRAAVSVPQGAAAVVLPQDVAKAGTTSGVSRLAAPGRLGPAPGDAIAAVGDRIRQAKFPVILAGMRAAEPAACAAIRGLLEVADLPVVETFQAAGIVSRALESHYLGRVGLFRNQPGDIVLSRADLVLAVGYDPVEYDPRLWNTDPDRRGIVHLDTAPADWDNHYQPVAELRGDIAATVAALSSRLTGLCLADPAAAIVDEQRAVLQGVDDVSGAGEAESALVDPVALVLTLRELLDDEATVASDIGTHYIYLARHLRTYQPGHLLFSNGQQTLGVALPWAMAASMVRPGTQIVSVSGDGGFLFSAQELETARRLGLKFTHVIMRDNSYDMVKFQAVQKYGRANGVELGDYAIASFAAAFGAHGVRVSTLAEFRTALRASFGAGGVTVIDVPVDYSRSGELGADLHDDAFE; this is translated from the coding sequence GTGATCACGTTGCCTGCTGTCCGGTCCGCGCAGCGCGTCGTGGACACCCTCGATGCCTTCGGGGTGCGCTACATCTTCGGTGTCCCCGGAGCGAAGATCGATGCCGTGTACGACTGCCTGCTCGACGGCGGACCCGAATTGGTGATCTGCCGCCACGAGCAGAACGCGGCGTTCATGGCCGCGGCGGTGGGCCGGCTCACCGGCACCCCCGGTGCCGTGCTGGTGACATCGGGTCCCGGTACGAGCAACCTGTCCACGGGTCTGCTCACGGCCAACACCGAGCAGTATCCGGTGATCGCGATCTGTGGTGCCGTCGACCGCGCCGACCGGATCAAGAGGACCCACCAGTCGATGGCGACGGTGGAGGCTCTGCGGCCGTTCACCAAATACGTTGCCGAGGTGGACGACCCGGACAATGTGAATGAGGCGGTGGCCAATGCCCTCAGAGCCGCCGTGAGCGTTCCGCAGGGCGCCGCGGCAGTGGTCCTACCTCAGGACGTCGCCAAGGCCGGCACCACCAGTGGGGTGTCGCGATTGGCCGCTCCCGGTCGCCTCGGGCCGGCGCCCGGCGACGCCATCGCCGCAGTGGGCGACCGGATCCGACAGGCGAAATTCCCCGTGATACTGGCCGGGATGCGCGCCGCCGAGCCTGCCGCATGTGCTGCGATTCGCGGCCTCCTGGAAGTGGCGGACCTGCCCGTCGTCGAGACCTTCCAGGCGGCGGGCATCGTCTCCCGGGCCCTGGAGTCGCACTACCTCGGGCGCGTCGGCCTGTTCCGCAATCAACCCGGTGACATCGTGCTCAGTCGTGCTGACCTGGTGCTTGCAGTGGGTTACGACCCGGTGGAATACGACCCCCGGCTCTGGAACACCGATCCCGACCGTCGCGGCATCGTCCACCTCGACACCGCACCGGCCGACTGGGACAACCACTATCAACCGGTGGCCGAACTGCGTGGCGACATCGCCGCCACGGTGGCCGCGCTGAGCTCGCGGCTGACCGGTCTGTGCCTGGCCGATCCCGCCGCGGCCATCGTCGACGAACAGCGCGCTGTCCTGCAGGGCGTCGACGACGTGTCGGGCGCGGGTGAGGCGGAAAGCGCGCTCGTGGACCCGGTGGCACTCGTGCTGACCCTGCGGGAGCTGCTCGACGACGAGGCCACCGTGGCCAGCGACATCGGTACGCACTACATCTATCTCGCCCGGCACCTCCGCACCTATCAGCCCGGCCATCTGTTGTTCTCCAACGGTCAACAGACCCTCGGTGTCGCGCTTCCGTGGGCCATGGCCGCATCGATGGTGCGGCCGGGAACGCAGATCGTCTCGGTGTCCGGCGACGGCGGCTTCTTGTTCAGCGCGCAGGAACTGGAGACGGCGCGCCGCCTGGGCCTGAAATTCACACACGTCATCATGCGCGACAACTCCTACGACATGGTGAAGTTTCAGGCGGTCCAGAAGTATGGACGGGCCAACGGCGTCGAACTGGGTGACTACGCCATCGCCTCGTTCGCAGCAGCTTTCGGAGCGCACGGCGTCAGGGTGAGCACACTGGCGGAGTTTCGGACGGCATTGCGCGCATCGTTCGGCGCCGGTGGCGTCACCGTGATCGACGTGCCCGTGGACTACAGCCGATCGGGTGAGCTGGGCGCCGACCTTCATGACGACGCCTTCGAATAG
- a CDS encoding carboxymuconolactone decarboxylase family protein → MTDTDSTLGGRLPLIDPATLSGDQKDLYQTMRSTLITWADSNGFRGMTDDGKLIGPFNPYLYSTGITPGFLAWMQADSKHTSLDKQTHEVVILTVGAIWRTPYEMYAHSAVARTVGLSEAAIAGLCRGETPAELTPGQLLAHRFASQLTREYRVDDELYREAEKHFGSATLVDLVYLVGLYLLTCALLNAFQIPTPDEARAVEGN, encoded by the coding sequence ATGACCGATACCGATTCGACGCTCGGCGGGCGATTGCCGTTGATCGACCCGGCCACCCTGAGCGGCGACCAGAAAGACCTCTACCAGACGATGCGCTCGACCCTCATCACGTGGGCCGACAGCAATGGCTTCCGAGGGATGACCGACGACGGCAAGCTCATCGGGCCGTTCAACCCGTACCTGTACAGCACGGGCATCACGCCGGGTTTCCTGGCGTGGATGCAGGCGGACTCGAAACACACCTCCCTGGACAAGCAGACGCACGAGGTGGTCATCCTCACGGTCGGCGCCATCTGGAGGACGCCCTACGAGATGTACGCCCATTCCGCTGTCGCACGGACGGTCGGCCTATCCGAGGCGGCCATCGCGGGACTGTGCCGTGGCGAGACGCCGGCGGAGCTGACCCCCGGCCAGCTCTTGGCGCACAGGTTCGCGAGCCAACTCACCCGGGAGTACAGAGTCGACGACGAGCTGTATCGGGAGGCCGAAAAGCACTTCGGTTCAGCCACGTTGGTCGATCTCGTCTATCTGGTCGGGCTGTACCTGCTCACCTGTGCACTGCTCAACGCGTTCCAGATTCCCACGCCCGACGAGGCCCGAGCGGTTGAAGGAAACTGA
- a CDS encoding alpha/beta fold hydrolase: MQVSEAHVTLTDFRFTCGDTLAAVTQNYRTLGTPRRAADGDVVNAVLLLHGTTGSGTQFLIPSTADHLFGPGRPLDLASHYVILPDALGHGGSSKPSDGLGNRFPQYGYVDIVTAQHRLVTEHLGIRTLRLVAGTSMGGMQTWMWGQMYPDTMRALMPIAALPQRVRGRNLLYRRLLIDAIRTDPAYRDGAYDSQPRSVGLAFNIFALLTHGVPALERAIDSIATADAYVQKAADDAVRLQDANDTIWEFAASFDYDPSARLSDITAPLLAVNFEDDEVNPSGPDVLRDAVERVARGRAVIVPTGPGSDGHLSLKNARLWAHHVREILAWTTDGHHGS; encoded by the coding sequence ATGCAAGTATCCGAGGCACACGTCACGTTGACCGACTTCCGGTTCACCTGCGGTGACACGCTGGCCGCCGTCACGCAGAACTACCGGACTCTGGGGACACCTCGACGTGCCGCCGACGGCGATGTCGTCAACGCGGTGCTGTTGCTGCACGGGACGACGGGCAGCGGCACACAGTTCCTGATTCCGAGCACCGCGGACCATCTGTTCGGGCCGGGCCGGCCACTCGACCTCGCCAGCCACTACGTGATCCTTCCGGACGCACTCGGGCACGGGGGTTCCAGTAAACCCAGTGACGGGTTGGGCAACCGGTTCCCGCAGTACGGTTATGTCGACATCGTGACCGCCCAGCATCGACTGGTCACCGAGCACCTGGGCATCCGGACGCTGCGGTTGGTCGCCGGTACGTCGATGGGCGGGATGCAGACCTGGATGTGGGGCCAGATGTACCCGGATACAATGCGTGCGCTGATGCCGATAGCCGCGCTGCCGCAGCGTGTTCGGGGACGGAACTTGTTGTACCGTCGTCTGCTCATCGACGCCATTCGCACCGACCCCGCGTATCGGGACGGCGCCTACGACAGTCAGCCCCGTTCGGTCGGTCTCGCTTTCAACATCTTCGCGCTGTTGACGCACGGAGTACCCGCACTCGAACGCGCCATCGATTCGATTGCGACCGCGGATGCGTACGTCCAGAAGGCGGCCGACGACGCCGTCCGGCTGCAGGATGCGAACGACACCATCTGGGAGTTCGCCGCGTCTTTCGACTACGACCCCAGCGCTCGGCTGAGCGACATCACCGCGCCCCTGCTCGCGGTCAATTTCGAAGACGACGAGGTGAACCCGAGCGGGCCGGATGTTCTCCGGGACGCCGTCGAGCGCGTCGCACGGGGAAGAGCCGTCATCGTCCCGACCGGCCCCGGGTCGGACGGACATCTGTCACTCAAGAACGCCCGTCTCTGGGCGCACCACGTGCGGGAAATCCTCGCGTGGACGACTGATGGCCATCACGGGTCATGA
- the budA gene encoding acetolactate decarboxylase: MRTWLAHWVQPHGVHHDGEHGRAVYQRSTMGALLDGIYDGDMTIQEVLEHGDFGLGTFNQLDGEMVILDGVCYQLHADGTVNRADLQARTPFAAVTWFRADHVFDLDAPTDRAGLTAAVDARIESANLIYAVRISGHFSRIHTRTVSRQTRPYRGFTEATKNQSETVLEDTSGVMAGFRMPDYEQGISVAGYHLHFLDAAHARGGHALDFQITAARVEISVRSDLHLSLPTTAEFLNAHLDRADLDADIGRTEGG; the protein is encoded by the coding sequence ATGCGAACCTGGCTCGCGCACTGGGTGCAACCGCATGGTGTGCATCACGATGGCGAGCACGGCCGGGCTGTGTACCAGAGATCCACAATGGGTGCTCTGCTCGACGGCATCTACGACGGTGACATGACCATCCAGGAGGTGCTCGAGCACGGCGACTTCGGGCTCGGAACCTTCAATCAGCTGGACGGGGAGATGGTGATCCTCGACGGCGTGTGCTACCAGCTGCATGCCGACGGCACGGTGAACCGCGCCGATCTGCAGGCCCGGACGCCTTTCGCGGCAGTGACCTGGTTTCGCGCCGACCACGTGTTCGACCTCGACGCACCGACTGATCGCGCCGGCCTCACGGCAGCGGTGGATGCTCGGATCGAAAGTGCCAATCTCATCTACGCGGTCCGTATTTCCGGACATTTCAGCAGAATTCACACCAGAACCGTGTCTCGGCAAACCCGCCCCTATCGTGGCTTCACCGAGGCGACGAAGAACCAGAGCGAGACCGTCCTCGAGGACACCTCCGGGGTGATGGCGGGATTCCGCATGCCCGACTATGAGCAGGGCATCAGCGTCGCCGGCTACCATCTGCACTTTCTCGATGCCGCGCATGCCCGGGGCGGCCACGCCCTCGACTTCCAGATCACCGCGGCCCGCGTAGAGATCAGCGTGCGCTCGGATCTGCACCTCAGTTTGCCGACCACCGCGGAGTTCTTGAACGCGCACCTCGACCGGGCAGACCTCGACGCCGATATCGGGCGGACCGAAGGTGGATGA
- a CDS encoding alpha/beta hydrolase family protein, which yields MKVGFKDDSFAFELVRNLGFTYYGGADIAEIMATVDTIVEGDFDSWYQSWHNRGERVLGRARDYLSGGHLVSAREALLRASTYFRMSEFYLHGNPDDPRILADAKASQDAYAKAAELMGPTWEPIEIPYEGTTLPGYFYKPDDSPEPRPTLIFHGGFDSSVEELYYFAAAGATRRGYNCLTFDGPGQGMPVREQKLYFRYDWEKVVSPVVDYAVSRPDVDADRLALKGMSLGGYLAARAAAFEPRFKAAILFDGVWSLYDSIVGIMPPGAGKALDDEDAATFNTLAQQAMDANTQVRWTFTQGTWSFGQKTPYDFMVECKKMTLDGGVLDGITCPTLVMEADGDQFFRGQPEHVYQELKAPKAFVAFHEEDGAENHCQSGALAYKDEVVFNWLDDNLKA from the coding sequence ATGAAGGTCGGTTTCAAAGACGACTCGTTCGCATTCGAACTCGTTCGCAATCTGGGGTTCACGTATTACGGTGGTGCCGATATCGCCGAGATCATGGCCACGGTCGACACCATCGTCGAGGGCGACTTCGACAGCTGGTACCAGAGCTGGCACAACCGTGGCGAACGGGTGCTGGGGCGAGCGCGTGATTACCTGTCCGGGGGCCACCTCGTCAGTGCTCGGGAAGCGCTGCTGCGTGCGTCGACATACTTCCGGATGTCGGAGTTCTATCTGCACGGTAATCCGGATGATCCCCGCATTCTCGCCGATGCCAAGGCCTCGCAGGACGCCTACGCAAAGGCTGCCGAACTGATGGGTCCCACCTGGGAGCCCATTGAAATCCCTTATGAGGGTACGACGTTGCCGGGTTACTTCTACAAACCGGACGACTCCCCGGAGCCGCGGCCCACCCTCATTTTCCACGGTGGCTTCGACTCGAGCGTCGAAGAGTTGTACTACTTCGCCGCCGCCGGCGCGACCCGGCGTGGCTACAACTGTCTGACCTTCGACGGTCCCGGCCAGGGCATGCCGGTGCGTGAGCAGAAGCTGTACTTCCGGTACGACTGGGAGAAGGTCGTCTCACCGGTAGTCGATTACGCGGTGTCCCGACCCGATGTGGACGCCGACCGACTGGCGCTCAAGGGCATGAGCCTCGGGGGTTACCTCGCCGCCCGGGCGGCCGCGTTCGAGCCGAGGTTCAAAGCGGCGATTCTGTTCGACGGGGTCTGGAGCCTCTACGACAGCATTGTCGGGATCATGCCTCCCGGGGCGGGTAAGGCCCTCGATGACGAAGACGCGGCCACCTTCAACACGCTGGCTCAACAGGCGATGGACGCCAACACCCAGGTCCGGTGGACCTTCACCCAAGGCACGTGGAGTTTCGGTCAGAAGACCCCATACGACTTCATGGTCGAGTGCAAGAAGATGACCCTGGACGGTGGCGTGCTCGACGGGATCACCTGCCCCACCTTGGTGATGGAGGCCGACGGGGATCAGTTCTTCCGCGGTCAGCCCGAACACGTCTACCAAGAACTGAAGGCGCCCAAGGCCTTCGTCGCCTTTCACGAGGAGGACGGGGCCGAGAACCACTGCCAGTCAGGTGCGTTGGCCTACAAGGACGAAGTGGTCTTCAACTGGCTCGACGACAACCTCAAGGCCTGA
- a CDS encoding ANTAR domain-containing response regulator, whose product MTSSDRRTDASLPAAAANQDAGEAADLVVAAAVGVQQISATELGRMLLAVNRSVADEDELLSLLQNLAQIAQEAIPGADSTGVTIDLGGRTYTAVHTDQRTLRVDTEQYDSGVGPCLEAARTRQIMLVDAEEAAATWPQFAAAARAEGIRSFLAAPLVTADQTLGSLNLYGRSRSAFDSFDAEVLDLLTESVSRAIGDFTRYRSARDVATGLQRALETRAPIEQAKGMLMAIHGISADEAFDRLRRESQDTNVPLRAVAVDLVERLTSVSDGEAV is encoded by the coding sequence ATGACGTCCTCCGATCGGCGCACCGATGCCTCGCTGCCGGCAGCGGCGGCCAACCAGGACGCCGGTGAAGCGGCGGACCTGGTGGTCGCGGCGGCCGTCGGCGTGCAGCAGATCAGCGCCACCGAGCTTGGCCGGATGCTGCTGGCGGTCAACCGCAGCGTCGCCGACGAGGACGAACTGCTGAGCCTGCTGCAGAATCTCGCCCAGATCGCGCAGGAGGCCATTCCAGGAGCCGACAGCACCGGCGTCACCATTGACCTGGGCGGACGCACCTACACCGCCGTGCACACCGACCAGCGCACCCTTCGAGTGGACACCGAGCAATACGACAGTGGCGTGGGCCCGTGCCTGGAGGCCGCGCGAACCCGCCAGATCATGCTCGTCGATGCGGAGGAGGCGGCGGCCACCTGGCCGCAGTTCGCCGCCGCCGCCCGAGCCGAAGGCATCCGCAGCTTCCTGGCCGCGCCGCTGGTGACCGCGGATCAGACCCTCGGATCACTCAACCTCTACGGCCGCTCCCGATCGGCGTTCGACAGCTTCGATGCCGAGGTACTGGACCTGCTCACCGAATCGGTGTCGCGCGCCATCGGCGACTTCACGCGGTACCGCTCGGCCCGTGACGTGGCCACCGGGCTGCAGCGGGCACTGGAGACGCGGGCCCCGATCGAACAGGCCAAAGGCATGTTGATGGCCATCCATGGCATCAGTGCCGACGAAGCCTTCGACCGCCTGCGCCGCGAGAGCCAGGACACCAACGTCCCGCTGCGCGCGGTGGCCGTCGACCTGGTCGAGCGGCTCACCTCGGTCTCCGACGGTGAAGCTGTCTGA
- a CDS encoding TetR/AcrR family transcriptional regulator: MTPVAPPASPLEPESTRGLILRTAGRVFLAHGYGHSSMDEIALECGVARRTLYNHFASKQLLFEATMAQLWNRMPLDAIVDATNRVGPPEEVLYAIGRAITDFWSPPEAVAFLRLVIWESPRFPELGHGLMDNGRSPARRAVNAYVRRLARERGFRIDDPDLATTQFIDVILGEMLLGRLVATPTVELDADRCDYVVREAVTLFLSRYKRAR, encoded by the coding sequence ATGACCCCCGTCGCCCCCCCGGCCTCTCCGCTGGAACCAGAATCGACACGTGGGTTGATTCTGCGCACAGCCGGTCGGGTGTTTCTCGCCCACGGTTACGGACACTCGAGCATGGACGAGATCGCGCTGGAGTGCGGGGTGGCTCGCCGTACGCTGTACAACCACTTCGCGAGCAAGCAACTGCTCTTCGAGGCGACGATGGCGCAGCTGTGGAACCGCATGCCGTTGGACGCCATCGTCGACGCGACGAACCGCGTCGGGCCGCCCGAGGAGGTCCTGTACGCCATCGGCCGGGCGATCACCGACTTCTGGTCGCCCCCGGAAGCCGTGGCGTTTCTCCGGCTGGTCATCTGGGAAAGCCCGCGATTCCCCGAGCTCGGCCATGGCCTGATGGACAACGGACGAAGTCCGGCGCGACGCGCGGTGAACGCTTACGTGCGCCGACTCGCCCGGGAGCGCGGCTTTCGGATCGATGACCCCGATCTGGCAACGACGCAGTTCATCGACGTCATACTCGGCGAGATGTTGCTGGGTCGGCTTGTCGCCACACCGACGGTTGAGCTCGATGCGGACCGGTGCGACTACGTGGTGCGCGAGGCCGTGACGCTGTTCCTGTCCCGGTACAAGCGCGCACGTTGA
- a CDS encoding DUF3500 domain-containing protein, which yields MQALVKCSTTSASRIEGNTGVMSANSSNPSTTAPSSDGESPARARATEMADRARIWLNTLSESQIRTALFPAPSQEDADRERRRFFYVPTDHGGLTLEQQDPHQRQLAMMLLATGLSREGYVAAAAIVGLENILDLYEDFSIQWDFPRGRDTGRYYLRIFGDPRESATWSWRFGGHHLSINFLVIDGEVAATTPLFLGADPASAPLPGGAHYAPLGGIEDLAFQFAASLDGAQRSQMQLLDRAVGDIVSGNRDRLADGDEMMVTRNLFRGKLEKPELLKLADGIYAEGEQQSGFTKADHRRMAYTVKPKGLSAADLSPDQRQLLQSLVAAASSGIHLDLAPIGPDRLAGMHVAWGGPLDGAPVYFRLQAGTEFLYEYDNTQRKGNHVHSVLRNPVRDFGIDLLKHHYENVAHR from the coding sequence GTGCAGGCTCTGGTGAAGTGCTCAACGACCTCAGCTTCGCGGATCGAAGGGAATACCGGCGTGATGTCTGCCAACAGTTCGAACCCCTCAACAACCGCGCCCTCATCCGATGGCGAAAGCCCAGCACGGGCGCGCGCAACGGAGATGGCCGACAGGGCACGCATCTGGCTGAATACGCTCTCCGAGAGCCAGATTCGAACGGCCTTGTTCCCCGCTCCATCGCAGGAGGATGCCGATCGCGAGCGGCGGAGATTCTTCTATGTGCCCACCGATCACGGTGGGCTCACCCTGGAGCAGCAAGACCCGCACCAACGGCAGTTGGCGATGATGTTGCTCGCCACCGGCCTGAGCCGAGAGGGCTACGTGGCGGCCGCGGCCATCGTCGGGTTGGAGAACATCCTCGATCTCTACGAAGACTTCAGCATCCAGTGGGACTTCCCGCGCGGTCGCGACACCGGCCGGTACTACCTGCGCATCTTCGGCGATCCTCGTGAAAGCGCCACGTGGAGTTGGCGGTTCGGCGGCCACCATCTGTCCATCAACTTCTTGGTGATCGACGGTGAGGTCGCGGCGACCACTCCCCTCTTCCTCGGCGCCGATCCGGCCTCGGCACCGCTGCCGGGTGGCGCGCATTACGCCCCACTCGGCGGCATCGAAGATCTGGCCTTCCAATTCGCCGCCTCGCTCGACGGCGCACAGCGCTCACAGATGCAACTGCTCGACCGGGCCGTCGGCGACATCGTGAGCGGTAACCGGGACCGGCTCGCCGATGGTGACGAGATGATGGTCACCCGGAACCTGTTCCGTGGCAAACTCGAAAAGCCGGAACTGCTCAAGCTGGCCGACGGCATCTACGCCGAAGGTGAGCAACAGTCGGGGTTCACCAAAGCCGACCACCGCCGGATGGCCTACACCGTCAAGCCAAAGGGCCTCTCCGCGGCCGACCTGTCCCCCGATCAACGACAGCTCTTGCAGAGCCTGGTGGCCGCGGCGTCGTCGGGCATCCACCTCGACTTGGCGCCGATCGGTCCCGATCGGCTGGCGGGAATGCATGTTGCCTGGGGCGGACCCCTTGACGGCGCGCCGGTCTACTTTCGGCTGCAGGCGGGCACCGAGTTTCTCTACGAGTATGACAACACCCAGCGCAAGGGCAACCACGTCCACTCGGTGTTGCGTAACCCTGTGCGGGACTTCGGTATAGATCTGCTCAAGCACCATTACGAGAACGTCGCCCACCGCTGA
- a CDS encoding MBL fold metallo-hydrolase, whose translation MASRIEIEHATFGLMGPLAHTATTSMSIHCVIFHIGDRVILLDTGFGTQEMADPQNLLGTDALFKLGILIDPRLTALHRLRARGIEPEQVTDIIVTHLDNDHVGGLHDFPHAVVHVASEELAAYDSTQKRGPYMPYQVSHQTKFKTYAPTEETWFGLPARTLDLPAELGAKLVPLHGHTVGHCGVAYRENGKWSLHAGDSYFDHRMNFLSPAPGLPLEIAFQTDYAKRVATLAKLRELRLAHPDEIEMFCTHDQSEYISWTDDRGRPDLLIRYGE comes from the coding sequence ATGGCATCCAGAATCGAGATCGAGCATGCGACATTCGGGTTGATGGGTCCGCTTGCGCACACCGCGACGACGTCGATGTCGATCCACTGCGTGATCTTCCACATCGGTGATCGCGTCATCCTGCTCGACACAGGTTTCGGCACCCAGGAAATGGCGGACCCGCAGAATCTTCTCGGAACGGACGCCCTGTTCAAGTTGGGCATCCTCATCGATCCGCGATTGACCGCCCTGCATCGCCTGCGGGCACGTGGCATCGAGCCCGAACAGGTCACCGACATCATCGTCACTCATCTGGACAACGATCACGTCGGGGGCTTGCACGACTTCCCGCACGCTGTGGTGCACGTCGCGTCCGAGGAATTGGCCGCCTACGACAGCACGCAGAAGCGCGGCCCCTACATGCCTTACCAGGTGTCGCACCAGACGAAGTTCAAGACGTACGCACCGACTGAGGAGACATGGTTCGGGCTACCCGCCCGAACGCTTGACCTTCCTGCGGAATTGGGCGCCAAACTCGTTCCCTTACACGGTCATACGGTTGGGCACTGTGGTGTCGCCTACCGCGAGAACGGCAAGTGGTCGCTGCATGCCGGTGATTCCTACTTCGATCACAGGATGAACTTCCTCTCCCCCGCCCCGGGCTTGCCGCTGGAGATCGCGTTTCAAACCGATTACGCCAAGCGGGTGGCAACGCTGGCCAAGCTGCGCGAACTCCGGTTGGCCCACCCCGACGAGATTGAGATGTTCTGCACCCACGACCAGAGCGAGTACATCAGCTGGACCGACGATCGTGGTCGGCCCGACTTGCTCATCCGTTACGGCGAGTAG